In Candidatus Nitrosocosmicus arcticus, the following proteins share a genomic window:
- a CDS encoding FAD-dependent oxidoreductase, with the protein MKPSFDFQLVLLEKIKFEGTDVMSFRFSQILDKLEKYQVPPLFEYTAGQYAYFNLGDVVGDPRGPTRHFTVSSSPTENFMMLSTKIRESPYKQRLSILEVGDRVYVSGPEGEFVLPEDYSKPLIFLSGGIGVTPFRSMINYATDKQLPLKIIMFDSNKNQQNILFKKEFDDWTSLNKNLQIIYTLSDDNSNENNVSTTEEWKGEKGRVDKEMILKYVDKNTLNDAIFYISGPPDMLKSMQLLLEKELEIPKERIKVEEFTGY; encoded by the coding sequence ATGAAGCCATCTTTTGATTTTCAACTTGTATTATTAGAAAAAATAAAATTTGAAGGGACTGACGTTATGTCTTTTAGGTTTAGTCAGATTCTAGATAAATTAGAAAAATATCAAGTACCCCCTTTGTTTGAGTATACTGCAGGTCAATATGCCTATTTTAATTTAGGTGATGTTGTCGGTGACCCCAGAGGTCCAACTAGGCATTTCACTGTCTCTTCATCCCCTACAGAGAATTTTATGATGTTAAGTACGAAAATAAGAGAGTCACCATACAAACAGAGACTTTCAATCTTAGAAGTGGGAGATAGGGTTTACGTGAGTGGACCTGAGGGTGAATTTGTCTTACCTGAGGATTATTCAAAACCATTAATATTTCTGTCTGGAGGTATAGGGGTAACTCCGTTTCGCAGTATGATAAATTACGCGACAGACAAACAGCTACCATTAAAAATAATAATGTTTGATTCAAACAAGAATCAGCAAAATATACTCTTTAAAAAAGAGTTTGATGACTGGACATCTTTGAATAAAAATTTACAAATAATCTATACCCTTAGTGATGATAACTCCAATGAGAATAACGTTTCCACTACAGAGGAATGGAAAGGAGAGAAAGGCAGAGTAGATAAAGAAATGATTTTAAAATATGTTGATAAGAATACTTTGAACGATGCAATATTCTATATTAGCGGCCCTCCCGATATGCTCAAATCGATGCAATTACTACTAGAAAAAGAATTGGAAATTCCAAAAGAAAGAATAAAGGTTGAAGAGTTTACCGGATATTAA
- a CDS encoding tryptophan--tRNA ligase yields the protein MPSEKESISFEKSNMTLDSSDAKIDNGSESDSNGVKDFIVTPWEVTGDIDYSKLIEKFGTYTISDALLEKIKYFTGEIHPFLKNKYFFSHRDLDVVLDEYKRGNKFYLYTGRGPSGLVHLGHLMPWLFTKYLQEKFDVKLIFQLTDDEKFLFNSNLDMKTIQKYTYENILDIISIGFDPKRTKIIVDTKHIKYLYPLSIEIAKKITYSTAKAVFGFSNSSNIGMIGFPPVQGAPCFLPSIIENKPTPVLIPAAIDQDPYWRVTRDIAEKLGYPKPAQIHSKFIPGLSSVGKMSSSKPETALFTVDDPEILETKIKNTFTGGQPTVALQRKLGGNANICPVYWYLNYLFDTEKESQERYSDCTSGNLLCGECKSDMIKNVKPFIKDIQTKRDKAQNLIKDFMIDGREFFEDSSVGFK from the coding sequence ATGCCAAGTGAAAAGGAAAGTATTTCATTTGAGAAAAGCAACATGACGCTAGATTCGAGTGATGCAAAAATTGATAATGGTTCAGAATCAGACTCAAATGGGGTTAAAGATTTTATTGTTACTCCCTGGGAAGTAACGGGAGATATTGACTACTCTAAATTGATTGAGAAATTTGGTACCTACACAATCAGTGATGCTCTACTAGAAAAAATTAAGTATTTTACTGGTGAAATACATCCATTTCTCAAAAATAAATATTTTTTTTCCCATAGGGATTTGGATGTGGTTCTAGATGAATATAAGAGAGGCAATAAGTTCTATCTTTATACAGGAAGAGGTCCTTCTGGGCTGGTTCATCTTGGACATTTGATGCCGTGGTTATTCACGAAATATTTACAAGAAAAATTTGACGTTAAACTCATATTCCAATTGACAGACGATGAAAAGTTTCTGTTTAACAGTAATTTGGATATGAAAACCATTCAAAAATATACATATGAAAACATATTAGATATTATTTCAATAGGTTTTGATCCAAAAAGAACCAAAATAATTGTTGATACAAAGCATATTAAATATTTGTATCCTCTATCTATCGAAATTGCAAAGAAAATCACTTACTCAACGGCAAAGGCGGTTTTTGGGTTTTCTAATTCTTCTAACATTGGAATGATAGGCTTTCCTCCTGTTCAAGGAGCGCCTTGTTTTCTACCCTCAATAATAGAGAATAAACCTACTCCGGTCCTCATACCGGCCGCGATTGATCAGGATCCCTATTGGAGGGTGACAAGAGACATAGCAGAAAAATTGGGTTATCCTAAACCAGCACAAATCCATAGTAAATTTATTCCAGGACTTAGTAGCGTGGGGAAAATGTCATCATCAAAACCCGAAACTGCATTATTTACCGTCGACGACCCCGAAATCTTGGAGACAAAAATTAAGAATACCTTTACTGGGGGTCAACCAACAGTAGCTCTCCAACGTAAATTGGGTGGTAATGCCAATATTTGTCCTGTGTATTGGTACTTAAATTATCTCTTTGATACTGAGAAGGAATCTCAAGAGAGATATAGTGATTGTACGAGTGGAAATTTGCTCTGTGGAGAATGTAAAAGTGACATGATAAAAAATGTAAAACCATTTATAAAAGATATACAAACTAAGAGAGATAAGGCACAAAATTTGATTAAGGATTTTATGATTGACGGAAGAGAGTTTTTTGAAGATAGCAGCGTTGGTTTTAAGTAA
- a CDS encoding phosphopantetheine adenylyltransferase has protein sequence MKKYDCVAMGGTFDILHSGHIELLKKSFEIGKLVIIGLSSDNFVKEKLKKKINNSFEVRKSNLVKIIGSEVGPSMYEITKLEDEFGPLMFSDRVDCMVGSTETSYKGTKVNEFRTKLGLPTIDIVSVGLKLAQDGLPISSSRIRASEIDQTGNILKNKK, from the coding sequence TTGAAAAAATATGATTGCGTAGCCATGGGCGGTACATTTGATATTTTGCATAGCGGACATATTGAACTTTTAAAAAAGTCGTTTGAGATAGGAAAACTCGTTATAATAGGGTTATCATCAGACAATTTCGTAAAAGAAAAATTAAAGAAAAAGATAAATAATTCGTTTGAAGTGCGGAAAAGCAATTTAGTCAAAATCATCGGCAGTGAAGTTGGGCCCTCGATGTATGAGATAACCAAGCTTGAGGATGAATTTGGACCGCTAATGTTCTCCGATAGAGTTGATTGTATGGTGGGTAGTACCGAAACGAGTTACAAGGGCACAAAAGTTAATGAATTCAGGACAAAATTGGGTCTCCCAACAATTGATATTGTTTCAGTTGGATTGAAATTGGCCCAGGATGGGTTACCGATTTCTTCTAGTCGTATCAGAGCAAGCGAGATCGATCAGACTGGCAATATATTAAAGAATAAAAAATAA
- a CDS encoding phenylalanine--tRNA ligase subunit alpha — protein MDKDEIAGRDGSKFENNSERSISSLHPIEKKLLTALRLVEADWITESDLVKRSELTVDQLRRGVEWLRYKDLIQVREGIEFKVYLHQDMSDKEYLALPERKLVNIVSKGVNKLSEIIKSKEFKGNEKEVFGAIRFCKKNNWISIIDDKVTTLSDSHNSSSEENFIAKLDKTKSMLESLFDKEDEKAYESLKKRHNILVTEKLVDKKYRIAQTSVPLVDSLLLIGDKLVRKMTQDVLVSGKWRDLIFEQIDVEAPLPLLNFGKKNPLVDFIDEVKEILVGMGFSEIEGNLTQSCFWNFDALFIPQDHPAREMQDTFYLKSQTELHSPLPQNNSLLQHVSKIHRESWHYDWNIEDSKPYVLRTHTTPVTLQYLSEGKPEKDKVFLIGRVFRNEKVTFKHLVEFHQVEGIYVNEDANLRQLIGIQTEFYSKLGIKKIKFWPTFFPYTEPSLQSMVYNEKFDKWIELFGMGIFRPEVTKPLGIKNPVLAWGGGFERLAMLRFNLNDIRELYSNNLTWLKSVPKCLS, from the coding sequence TTGGATAAGGATGAAATAGCAGGCAGGGATGGTTCTAAGTTTGAAAATAATTCAGAAAGATCGATTTCATCATTGCATCCCATAGAGAAGAAGCTTCTGACCGCATTAAGATTGGTAGAGGCGGATTGGATAACCGAATCTGACCTTGTTAAAAGATCAGAATTGACAGTAGATCAATTACGTAGAGGGGTTGAATGGTTGAGGTATAAGGACCTAATTCAAGTCAGGGAGGGTATAGAATTCAAAGTCTATTTACATCAGGATATGTCGGATAAAGAGTACCTTGCTCTCCCTGAAAGAAAACTTGTTAATATTGTAAGCAAGGGGGTAAACAAATTATCAGAAATTATAAAAAGTAAAGAGTTTAAAGGTAACGAAAAGGAAGTTTTTGGAGCAATTCGGTTTTGCAAAAAAAATAATTGGATTAGCATAATTGACGATAAGGTAACTACCCTCTCTGATTCACACAATTCGTCGAGTGAAGAGAATTTCATTGCCAAATTAGATAAGACAAAGTCAATGTTAGAATCGCTTTTTGACAAGGAGGATGAAAAAGCATATGAATCATTAAAAAAACGACATAATATCCTAGTTACAGAGAAGTTGGTAGACAAGAAATACCGAATTGCGCAAACTAGTGTTCCTCTTGTAGATTCCTTATTATTAATCGGCGATAAACTTGTCAGAAAAATGACTCAGGATGTATTAGTATCAGGAAAATGGAGGGATCTAATTTTTGAACAGATTGACGTAGAAGCACCATTGCCACTGTTAAACTTTGGAAAAAAGAACCCTTTGGTTGATTTCATAGATGAAGTCAAGGAAATATTAGTCGGCATGGGTTTTAGTGAGATTGAGGGAAACCTAACTCAGTCATGTTTTTGGAATTTTGATGCATTATTTATTCCTCAAGATCATCCAGCTAGAGAGATGCAAGATACATTCTATCTGAAATCCCAAACAGAACTCCATTCTCCTTTACCACAAAATAATTCCTTACTGCAGCATGTATCCAAAATCCATAGGGAAAGTTGGCATTATGATTGGAATATTGAAGATTCTAAACCATATGTATTGAGGACTCACACCACTCCAGTCACACTTCAATACCTGTCTGAAGGTAAACCCGAGAAAGATAAAGTTTTTCTGATAGGCAGGGTATTTAGAAACGAAAAAGTCACATTCAAGCATCTTGTCGAATTTCATCAAGTCGAAGGGATTTATGTAAACGAAGATGCCAACTTAAGACAACTGATAGGAATTCAAACCGAGTTCTATTCTAAACTTGGGATAAAGAAGATCAAGTTCTGGCCCACTTTTTTCCCATATACCGAACCTTCTCTTCAATCAATGGTATATAATGAGAAATTCGATAAATGGATAGAATTATTTGGTATGGGGATTTTTAGACCTGAGGTAACAAAACCATTAGGTATAAAAAATCCTGTTTTGGCTTGGGGCGGGGGATTCGAAAGACTGGCTATGTTACGCTTCAATCTGAATGATATACGTGAATTATATTCTAATAATTTAACTTGGCTAAAGAGTGTTCCTAAATGCCTGTCGTAA
- a CDS encoding response regulator has protein sequence MIAESENDLLTLFRDYLYSLGMKTETASSGHEAIEQFIDSEENEMPYDVIVLDTHLKNPSGLDIAKRIRSQKPDQKMVLITTTPKENLQQECLKTAGILDRDILTMPFSMSEFVSVLKD, from the coding sequence TTGATAGCAGAGTCTGAAAACGATTTACTCACGCTGTTTAGAGATTACCTATATTCATTAGGTATGAAGACAGAAACAGCTAGCAGTGGACATGAAGCGATAGAGCAATTTATTGATAGTGAAGAGAATGAGATGCCCTATGATGTTATAGTGCTTGATACTCATTTAAAAAATCCATCTGGTCTTGATATTGCTAAGAGAATACGCTCTCAAAAACCTGACCAGAAAATGGTATTGATAACGACAACTCCAAAAGAAAATTTGCAACAAGAGTGCTTAAAAACTGCAGGAATATTGGATAGGGATATCCTCACGATGCCTTTTAGTATGTCAGAGTTTGTGTCCGTACTAAAAGATTAA
- a CDS encoding 4Fe-4S dicluster domain-containing protein: MDTGFKAKRQPVGKFQGIQVWGPYDSPGQLGIWGTDVCVDFDICISDGACIDACPVNVYEWLDTPGHPASERKPFMIREKDCIFCLACENVCPPQAIKIFVK; the protein is encoded by the coding sequence ATAGATACTGGCTTTAAGGCTAAAAGACAACCAGTAGGAAAATTTCAAGGAATTCAAGTGTGGGGTCCATATGATTCACCAGGACAACTTGGGATCTGGGGTACGGATGTATGCGTTGATTTTGACATTTGTATTTCAGATGGTGCTTGTATTGATGCTTGCCCGGTTAACGTTTATGAATGGCTTGATACGCCCGGTCATCCAGCATCAGAGAGGAAACCATTTATGATTAGAGAAAAGGATTGTATTTTTTGTTTGGCGTGCGAAAATGTCTGTCCTCCACAGGCGATAAAAATATTTGTGAAATAG
- a CDS encoding CorA family divalent cation transporter: MYKFAYDDINQLIELIESYGDTINSTRDLYIGNISLQLSDTMRILTIVSVILLPLTLITGIYGMNGLDLTKLNEMPQGFIIVILTMVLIIILLLFFFKRKQWLFIKEEKEEQLK, translated from the coding sequence ATTTACAAATTTGCATATGATGACATAAATCAACTAATTGAGTTAATTGAATCTTATGGGGATACAATAAATTCAACGCGAGATTTGTACATTGGAAATATTTCCTTGCAGTTAAGCGATACTATGAGAATTTTGACAATTGTTAGCGTGATATTATTGCCTTTGACACTGATTACAGGTATCTATGGAATGAATGGCTTAGATTTAACAAAATTAAATGAGATGCCACAAGGGTTTATTATTGTAATACTTACTATGGTTTTAATCATTATTTTGTTGCTCTTTTTCTTTAAACGAAAACAATGGCTTTTTATTAAAGAAGAAAAAGAGGAACAGCTCAAATAA
- a CDS encoding acetolactate synthase large subunit, translated as MKASDLFVKCLEAENVEYIFGIPGEETNDLMISISESETIKFILVRHEQAAAFMADVYGRLTNKVGVCLATLGPGATNLTTGVASANMDRSPLLAITGQTEITQMHKESHQNMDPVTMFTPITKWTWSVRDADGIPEILRRAFKIATEEKMGATHLDLPVDVAKMESYLKPLSSKKGIISGPTPSMLHDATKLILRSTAPVILVGNGCIRNNASNIIRRFAELTGIYSMNTFMGKGVISDVSPTHMGTIGIKESDYALNALKLADVVISIGYDLVEYSPKNWNGSNTKKIIHIDSTSAEVDNYYNPDIEMSGDLEFTINLLINSIETCQNEIQINSINKQKIIPTKAKFKKIKEEVDRRIEQFNDDESYPIKPEKLIYDIRSVLSSDDILISDVGAHKLWIAKIFKTFNPNTCIISNGFCSMGFALPGSIGAQLACPTRKVVAMCGDGGFLMNVQELETAVRLHLPIIIVVWCDSDLGVISTKQKLEFGKSVFTHFRNPDFVKLAESFGAKGYKITSTSEFSCVFREALKSSRIPVVIAIDIDANRNELLFRHDPFRD; from the coding sequence ATGAAGGCTTCTGATCTATTTGTAAAGTGCCTTGAGGCTGAAAATGTCGAATATATTTTTGGAATCCCTGGGGAGGAAACAAATGATCTTATGATATCAATATCAGAATCAGAAACTATAAAATTTATTTTGGTGAGGCATGAACAGGCCGCTGCCTTTATGGCAGATGTTTACGGTAGATTAACCAATAAGGTTGGTGTTTGTCTCGCAACTCTTGGTCCAGGAGCTACTAATCTTACCACCGGAGTAGCAAGCGCTAATATGGATAGATCCCCACTTCTTGCCATTACCGGTCAAACCGAAATTACCCAGATGCATAAAGAATCTCATCAGAATATGGATCCTGTAACTATGTTTACTCCAATCACCAAATGGACCTGGTCTGTAAGGGATGCTGACGGAATACCTGAGATATTGAGAAGAGCTTTCAAGATAGCTACTGAAGAAAAAATGGGGGCGACTCACTTGGATTTGCCTGTTGACGTTGCAAAAATGGAATCATATTTGAAACCACTAAGTAGTAAAAAGGGCATCATATCAGGTCCCACACCATCAATGCTTCATGACGCAACTAAATTGATACTGAGGTCAACTGCTCCTGTGATTCTAGTTGGAAATGGTTGTATTCGAAACAACGCCTCAAATATTATTAGAAGATTTGCAGAATTGACAGGAATTTATTCGATGAATACATTTATGGGAAAAGGCGTGATCTCTGATGTTTCTCCAACTCACATGGGGACTATTGGCATAAAGGAATCCGACTATGCCTTAAATGCTCTGAAACTGGCCGATGTCGTAATTTCTATAGGATATGATTTGGTCGAATATAGTCCTAAAAATTGGAATGGATCTAATACCAAAAAAATAATTCATATTGATTCTACATCTGCAGAAGTTGACAACTACTATAATCCTGATATAGAAATGTCGGGAGATTTAGAGTTCACCATAAATTTGCTTATAAATTCTATAGAGACATGCCAGAACGAAATTCAAATAAATTCTATCAATAAACAAAAAATCATTCCAACAAAGGCAAAATTTAAGAAAATTAAAGAAGAAGTGGATCGGCGTATTGAGCAGTTTAATGACGACGAATCTTATCCGATCAAACCAGAAAAATTAATATACGATATTAGAAGTGTTCTCTCTTCAGATGATATATTGATATCAGATGTTGGAGCTCATAAACTGTGGATAGCAAAAATCTTTAAGACATTTAATCCAAATACCTGCATCATAAGTAATGGATTTTGTTCAATGGGATTTGCACTTCCCGGATCAATTGGGGCTCAACTAGCTTGCCCTACTCGGAAGGTGGTGGCGATGTGCGGGGATGGTGGTTTTTTAATGAATGTACAAGAACTAGAAACAGCAGTACGATTGCATCTTCCAATCATTATTGTAGTGTGGTGTGATTCTGATTTAGGTGTGATCTCTACAAAACAAAAATTAGAATTTGGTAAGAGTGTTTTCACTCATTTTCGTAATCCTGACTTTGTCAAGCTTGCAGAGAGCTTTGGGGCAAAAGGATATAAGATAACCAGTACCAGCGAATTTTCTTGCGTTTTTAGAGAGGCATTAAAGTCTTCACGGATTCCTGTAGTTATAGCAATTGACATCGATGCCAATCGCAACGAGCTACTATTCCGCCATGATCCATTTCGTGATTAG
- a CDS encoding peptidylprolyl isomerase yields MNDTNFLPDVSSNISFMLDPNMSNESSGVQMGNQPSMNSSNLNDLILLEDQLKLAQEKIEQTDIKNKDWKNYTSSKLGLSVEYPTDVHLQKEGKETRFDPDKDLKIGSIEKDGFSISPSNYGQNSTDFTNVVLQAKESHLNMNLDDSYLIIVEDITPMSIRGDIGLSYLISLIDRGLEKSLFVSNNTFLYHNDNIYRFVFVTNTDQYNNTNAIFNHLLNSINWGINEANIRSVSNVLANQSFLQNNISTAIVNHASGNNTATIETTQGPIKIKFYPDIAPNHVKNFQDLASKGFYDGVIFHRIVPGFVLQAGDPNTKNSSLGRDTWGTGGPGYTINQEFNTIPHERGILSMARMTDPNSAGSQFFIVLNNSEFLDGQYTVFGKITEGMEVVDKIANVTTNSMDQPMNQDLARINKLMVN; encoded by the coding sequence ATGAATGATACCAATTTCTTACCAGATGTTTCATCAAATATTTCATTTATGTTAGATCCAAATATGTCAAATGAATCAAGTGGGGTGCAAATGGGTAACCAGCCGTCAATGAATTCATCTAATTTAAATGACTTGATATTATTGGAAGATCAATTAAAGTTAGCCCAAGAGAAAATCGAGCAAACGGATATTAAAAATAAGGATTGGAAAAATTATACGAGCAGTAAATTAGGATTGTCTGTGGAATATCCTACTGACGTTCATCTGCAAAAAGAAGGGAAAGAAACACGATTTGATCCCGATAAGGATCTTAAGATAGGTAGTATAGAGAAAGATGGGTTCAGTATCAGTCCTAGTAACTATGGCCAAAATTCTACTGATTTTACGAATGTTGTCCTACAAGCAAAGGAATCTCATCTCAACATGAATCTAGACGATTCATATCTAATTATAGTGGAAGATATTACACCAATGAGTATTCGTGGTGATATAGGATTATCTTACTTAATATCATTAATCGATAGGGGTCTAGAAAAATCTCTTTTTGTATCTAATAATACCTTCCTATACCATAACGATAATATCTATCGATTCGTATTTGTTACCAATACGGATCAGTACAATAACACCAATGCAATTTTCAATCATTTATTAAACTCAATTAATTGGGGCATCAATGAAGCTAATATTAGATCGGTATCAAACGTTCTTGCGAATCAAAGCTTTCTTCAAAATAATATTAGTACTGCGATAGTCAACCATGCCTCAGGTAATAATACAGCGACTATTGAAACTACTCAAGGTCCAATAAAAATTAAGTTTTATCCTGACATAGCACCAAATCACGTGAAGAACTTTCAAGATCTGGCTAGCAAAGGATTTTACGATGGAGTAATATTTCATAGAATAGTACCAGGATTTGTATTACAGGCAGGTGATCCAAATACAAAGAATAGTAGCCTTGGTAGAGATACGTGGGGAACAGGAGGTCCAGGTTATACAATAAATCAGGAATTTAATACCATACCTCATGAAAGAGGTATATTATCCATGGCTCGCATGACTGATCCTAATAGTGCAGGATCTCAGTTTTTTATCGTATTAAATAATTCAGAGTTCTTGGATGGCCAATACACAGTATTTGGAAAGATTACAGAAGGAATGGAGGTTGTAGACAAGATAGCAAATGTTACTACTAATTCAATGGATCAGCCGATGAATCAAGATTTAGCAAGAATTAATAAATTAATGGTTAATTAG
- a CDS encoding DUF1622 domain-containing protein: MIPFPVKEVMLDLSSLIPIESIRSYYIDLITLGIDILAASVIIISVIMAVISFLKILNNPIKVQTVDKESIRLRLARGILLALDFEIGSDIIKTMQIPGIKELLILGVIVTIRIVLSWSLSKEIDRHNKMI; the protein is encoded by the coding sequence TTGATACCCTTTCCAGTGAAAGAAGTGATGCTTGATTTAAGTAGCCTGATTCCAATCGAGTCAATCCGATCTTATTATATTGACTTAATTACTTTGGGAATTGATATACTAGCTGCTTCAGTTATCATAATTTCTGTTATTATGGCTGTAATTTCATTTCTAAAGATCCTTAATAACCCAATTAAGGTACAGACGGTGGATAAGGAATCGATCAGATTACGATTAGCCAGAGGTATATTATTAGCATTAGATTTTGAAATTGGAAGCGATATAATTAAGACGATGCAGATTCCAGGAATAAAGGAACTCCTGATATTGGGGGTAATTGTTACCATTCGAATAGTATTAAGTTGGTCACTATCAAAGGAGATTGACAGACACAACAAGATGATATAA
- a CDS encoding class I SAM-dependent methyltransferase: MNDNRNEVKEIWSRGDYRSRGQFFPPVSARLTRLVNLQANDSVLDVACGYGNTAITARRVGAKVTGIDITPKLLALAKGEEKIAGISGIDWKEGDAEDLPFEDESFDVILSTFGHIFAPNQELAGKEMVRVLKKGGRLAFTSWPPELAVGKLSEVVSMYNPLTSEAFSPDNWGIPDKIKQLLPYIKDIYFEKDTINIPILSPNHYWQDTITKAGFMIQVIEALKKQNDEEKIESFRKDYIKTLEPFISYNVLRLGYLITIASK; this comes from the coding sequence ATGAATGATAATAGAAACGAAGTCAAAGAAATATGGAGTCGGGGAGATTATAGAAGCAGGGGCCAATTTTTTCCACCCGTATCAGCCCGCTTGACAAGACTTGTAAACTTACAAGCAAACGATTCAGTGTTGGATGTAGCGTGTGGATATGGTAACACCGCAATAACTGCTCGAAGAGTGGGCGCAAAAGTAACAGGTATTGATATAACTCCCAAGCTTTTAGCATTGGCAAAAGGTGAAGAAAAAATAGCCGGAATTAGTGGAATAGACTGGAAAGAGGGCGATGCAGAAGACCTCCCATTTGAAGATGAGTCTTTTGATGTTATTTTGTCAACCTTTGGTCATATATTCGCCCCAAACCAAGAGTTAGCCGGTAAGGAAATGGTGCGAGTGTTAAAGAAAGGTGGACGCCTCGCTTTTACAAGTTGGCCCCCAGAATTGGCTGTCGGAAAACTATCCGAAGTTGTTTCCATGTATAATCCATTAACTTCTGAAGCATTTTCGCCTGATAATTGGGGAATACCAGATAAAATAAAACAACTTTTACCGTATATTAAAGATATTTACTTTGAAAAGGATACTATTAATATTCCAATTTTGAGCCCTAACCACTACTGGCAGGATACCATTACCAAAGCAGGTTTTATGATTCAAGTTATAGAAGCCTTAAAGAAACAAAATGATGAAGAGAAAATTGAATCCTTTAGAAAGGACTATATCAAAACCTTGGAGCCATTTATTTCATATAATGTATTGAGATTGGGATATCTTATAACAATAGCAAGTAAATAA
- a CDS encoding adenylate/guanylate cyclase domain-containing protein, which translates to MKNFESGDFDFIKSVQDRVSHSLENKGLLIDLSTDSCRKYLQRKVNTKTKVVVMYVDIAGSTQMSHDLPSLSLALIIQIFSQEVSLSIEKYGGYVLKFVGDAVIGLFPSDHDQKKAIMNSLDCANYIQNVITTGINPIFKKHSLHEIAVKIGIEYGNALVLLYGKNTDHAHIDLIGFGISITAKITSLGFPGEVIVGENIYHNLDISQKKYFLALYAERNSKWDSVMKYNDNLTYRMYRYVKGNSQI; encoded by the coding sequence ATGAAAAATTTTGAATCTGGGGATTTTGATTTTATAAAGAGTGTACAAGACCGAGTTTCACATAGTCTAGAAAATAAAGGATTGCTTATTGATCTGTCCACTGATTCCTGTAGGAAGTACTTACAAAGGAAAGTCAATACCAAAACAAAGGTTGTTGTCATGTATGTGGATATCGCAGGATCTACTCAAATGTCTCATGACCTACCATCATTAAGTTTGGCCTTGATTATCCAAATCTTTTCCCAAGAAGTAAGCTTGTCTATTGAAAAATACGGGGGATATGTACTAAAATTTGTAGGAGATGCTGTAATCGGCCTATTCCCATCAGACCATGATCAAAAAAAGGCGATAATGAACTCTTTGGATTGTGCAAACTATATACAGAATGTAATTACGACTGGGATTAATCCCATATTTAAAAAACATTCACTCCATGAGATTGCTGTGAAAATTGGGATTGAATATGGAAATGCACTTGTTCTACTGTATGGAAAAAATACTGATCATGCTCATATCGACTTGATAGGGTTTGGTATCAGTATAACCGCTAAAATTACATCATTGGGCTTTCCTGGAGAAGTAATTGTAGGTGAAAACATTTATCATAATCTTGATATCAGCCAAAAGAAATACTTTTTAGCTTTATATGCTGAACGAAATTCAAAGTGGGATTCCGTCATGAAGTACAATGATAACTTGACCTATCGAATGTATAGGTATGTCAAAGGGAATAGTCAAATCTAA